A genomic region of Sulfobacillus acidophilus DSM 10332 contains the following coding sequences:
- a CDS encoding hypothetical protein (KEGG: rxy:Rxyl_0615 hypothetical protein~SPTR: Putative uncharacterized protein), translated as MTKYVWPLTFSLMIVLLGGGLMLWPFARLPVPQGAWGSVRLTDFWTGVGVVVVGFGTAWAWWSAFGTEMIRQGYRVRPSSPDVGAQPDPVAPADDWEQWLRPLAESVLRDLEQQLAQKEAAQAKGERL; from the coding sequence ATGACAAAATATGTATGGCCTTTGACGTTTTCGTTGATGATTGTACTGTTGGGCGGTGGCTTGATGCTGTGGCCTTTCGCTCGGCTCCCGGTTCCCCAGGGAGCCTGGGGCTCGGTGCGGCTGACCGATTTTTGGACGGGAGTCGGGGTTGTGGTCGTCGGCTTCGGTACCGCGTGGGCATGGTGGTCCGCGTTCGGGACGGAAATGATTCGGCAAGGGTACCGGGTCCGTCCGTCTAGCCCGGACGTCGGTGCTCAGCCCGACCCGGTTGCTCCGGCGGATGACTGGGAACAGTGGCTACGTCCTTTGGCCGAATCCGTGTTGCGCGATTTGGAGCAGCAGCTGGCCCAAAAGGAAGCGGCACAAGCCAAGGGGGAACGGCTATGA
- a CDS encoding hypothetical protein (PFAM: SPW repeat) — MKGGTVGFIVAMLAGMWMILAPYLVGFGHLAPDASVVRGTVVIGILVIVAAGLGLVTFWSRHWAEWAAESRENGDPR, encoded by the coding sequence ATGAAGGGCGGGACCGTCGGGTTTATCGTGGCCATGCTGGCCGGCATGTGGATGATTTTGGCCCCCTATCTCGTGGGGTTTGGCCATCTGGCCCCCGACGCCTCGGTGGTACGGGGCACCGTGGTGATCGGGATTCTCGTCATCGTCGCCGCCGGCTTGGGTCTGGTAACTTTTTGGAGTCGGCATTGGGCGGAGTGGGCGGCCGAATCACGGGAGAATGGTGATCCGCGATAA
- a CDS encoding putative permease (KEGG: aac:Aaci_1054 putative permease~SPTR: Putative uncharacterized protein), giving the protein MADATPENPTVHADHAAHVAATYRDYQQAENAVRKLLDRQIPVENVSLVGKNFSFQEKPLGFTTIGGVAKQGSKFGALWGGILGLLLGFTVFFMPVTGPLLLFGPIAYALTSAVEGAIFGGLAGILIGWGLQHEKAIQFEHSVQEGEYLVMVSGTDELVGQAYFILQQTNPTHLEMFNAAETGEPA; this is encoded by the coding sequence ATGGCGGACGCAACACCCGAAAATCCTACTGTACACGCCGATCATGCGGCGCATGTGGCGGCCACGTATCGCGATTACCAGCAGGCCGAAAATGCCGTGCGGAAGCTATTGGATCGTCAGATTCCGGTGGAGAACGTCTCGTTGGTCGGCAAAAATTTTTCCTTTCAGGAAAAGCCGCTCGGCTTTACCACCATTGGGGGCGTGGCAAAGCAAGGCAGTAAATTTGGAGCCCTATGGGGCGGGATATTAGGCCTCTTATTGGGGTTTACCGTCTTTTTCATGCCCGTCACCGGTCCCCTCCTCTTGTTTGGCCCGATTGCCTATGCGTTGACGAGCGCGGTGGAAGGGGCCATTTTTGGAGGATTAGCCGGGATCCTAATTGGATGGGGCTTGCAACACGAAAAAGCGATTCAATTTGAGCATTCGGTGCAAGAAGGCGAATATCTGGTAATGGTGAGCGGGACCGACGAGTTAGTCGGTCAAGCCTATTTTATTTTGCAGCAAACCAATCCCACCCATCTCGAAATGTTTAATGCCGCAGAGACCGGGGAACCCGCCTAA
- a CDS encoding heat shock protein Hsp20 (PFAM: Hsp20/alpha crystallin family~COGs: COG0071 Molecular chaperone (small heat shock protein)~InterPro IPR002068~KEGG: kpn:KPN_pKPN3p05898 molecular chaperone (small heat shock protein)~PFAM: Heat shock protein Hsp20~SPTR: Heat shock protein Hsp20): MSLLPMRRTNRSEVRDPLVQLQNDMNDLFDRVFRGWGFYDTLDTRPLFAPALDVEEDDRHYYLHLDVPGVDIGDITVEVDNGALIISGEKRDEREKNSRRAHTSERYYGRFYREITLPQDADTEQLKAELKRGVLTVTIPKNASSTRRAIPIQGE; encoded by the coding sequence ATGAGTCTCTTACCGATGCGTCGAACCAACCGTAGTGAGGTGCGTGATCCGTTGGTACAACTCCAAAACGACATGAACGACCTGTTTGACCGGGTTTTTCGGGGCTGGGGCTTCTATGACACGCTGGACACGCGGCCGTTATTCGCGCCGGCGTTAGACGTGGAAGAAGACGACCGGCACTACTACTTGCATCTGGACGTGCCGGGTGTCGACATCGGGGATATCACGGTTGAGGTGGACAACGGGGCTTTGATTATCAGCGGGGAGAAACGCGACGAGCGTGAAAAGAATTCCCGCCGGGCCCACACCAGTGAGCGCTATTACGGCCGCTTTTACCGAGAAATTACGTTGCCCCAAGATGCGGACACGGAGCAATTGAAAGCGGAGTTAAAGCGCGGGGTGTTGACCGTCACGATTCCGAAGAATGCGTCGAGTACCCGCCGCGCAATTCCCATCCAAGGCGAGTAA
- a CDS encoding phage SPO1 DNA polymerase-related protein (PFAM: Uracil DNA glycosylase superfamily~TIGRFAM: uracil-DNA glycosylase, family 4~COGs: COG1573 Uracil-DNA glycosylase~InterPro IPR005273:IPR005122~KEGG: tmr:Tmar_0265 phage SPO1 DNA polymerase-related protein~PFAM: Uracil-DNA glycosylase-like~SPTR: Phage SPO1 DNA polymerase-related protein;~TIGRFAM: Phage SPO1 DNA polymerase-related protein): MDQARQDAAEERLRLLAEEVRQCHRCQLRRSAQHVVFGEGNPRAALVFVGEGPGAEEDRLGRPFVGAAGQLLDKMLAAMGMTRFEHAYILNIVKCRPPGNRIPTEAERLACRPHLDAQMTLIDPIIVVLLGSTALQTLIDPAARISRWRGRWIVRDNRWFMPTYHPAALLRNPEWKRPVWADLKQVLDKYRALVDPNHESPYYPLPPRDIRS, from the coding sequence ATGGACCAAGCCCGTCAAGACGCCGCGGAAGAAAGACTCCGGCTATTAGCCGAAGAAGTCCGTCAATGCCACCGGTGCCAGCTCCGCCGGTCCGCCCAACACGTCGTGTTTGGCGAAGGCAACCCGCGAGCCGCCCTCGTGTTCGTGGGGGAAGGTCCCGGCGCCGAAGAAGACCGGTTAGGCCGCCCGTTTGTGGGCGCCGCGGGCCAACTGTTGGATAAGATGTTGGCGGCCATGGGCATGACCCGCTTTGAGCACGCCTATATTTTAAACATCGTCAAGTGCCGACCGCCGGGTAACCGAATTCCCACCGAGGCCGAACGGTTGGCCTGCCGCCCCCATTTAGATGCACAAATGACGCTTATCGACCCGATCATTGTGGTTCTGTTGGGCAGTACGGCCCTGCAAACCCTGATCGATCCGGCCGCTCGGATTAGCCGCTGGCGCGGCCGGTGGATTGTTCGGGACAACCGGTGGTTCATGCCCACTTACCACCCGGCCGCCTTATTACGCAATCCCGAGTGGAAACGGCCGGTCTGGGCCGACTTAAAGCAAGTGCTGGATAAATATCGGGCGCTTGTGGATCCGAACCATGAAAGCCCGTATTATCCCTTGCCGCCCCGGGATATTCGGTCATAA
- a CDS encoding Vitamin K epoxide reductase (PFAM: Vitamin K epoxide reductase family~InterPro IPR012932~PFAM: Vitamin K epoxide reductase), which produces MASSHPGRGTAIGLTAIAAGAALATLWVNAAPRTAGCPGSAVLPVINCAAVVSSAGSHLAGLPLGVWALFWLVGYWEAYRYASRYHLYWSLLGIGGVVYAWSKEWAVHHLCLWCTVTQVAILVLVGMTRWTKPVKTPRKKDSGY; this is translated from the coding sequence ATGGCATCCAGCCATCCGGGACGCGGCACGGCCATCGGGCTGACAGCCATTGCGGCCGGCGCGGCCCTGGCCACGCTCTGGGTCAATGCCGCGCCTCGGACGGCTGGTTGTCCAGGTTCCGCGGTCCTGCCGGTTATTAACTGTGCGGCCGTCGTTTCGTCGGCCGGGAGCCACCTCGCCGGACTGCCTTTAGGCGTTTGGGCCTTATTTTGGCTTGTCGGATATTGGGAGGCGTACCGCTACGCCTCCCGCTATCACCTTTACTGGAGCCTTCTCGGCATAGGGGGCGTGGTGTATGCCTGGTCAAAGGAATGGGCGGTACACCATCTTTGTCTTTGGTGTACGGTAACCCAAGTGGCGATTTTAGTGTTGGTAGGGATGACACGATGGACCAAGCCCGTCAAGACGCCGCGGAAGAAAGACTCCGGCTATTAG
- a CDS encoding 2-oxoglutarate dehydrogenase E2 component (PFAM: 2-oxoacid dehydrogenases acyltransferase (catalytic domain); e3 binding domain; Biotin-requiring enzyme~TIGRFAM: 2-oxoglutarate dehydrogenase complex dihydrolipoamide succinyltransferase (E2 component)~COGs: COG0508 Pyruvate/2-oxoglutarate dehydrogenase complex dihydrolipoamide acyltransferase (E2) protein~InterPro IPR006255:IPR000089:IPR004167:IPR001078~KEGG: cag:Cagg_3722 2-oxoglutarate dehydrogenase, E2 subunit, dihydrolipoamide succinyltransferase~PFAM: 2-oxoacid dehydrogenase acyltransferase, catalytic domain; Biotin/lipoyl attachment; E3 binding~PRIAM: Dihydrolipoyllysine-residue succinyltransferase~SPTR: 2-oxoglutarate dehydrogenase, E2 subunit, dihydrolipoamide succinyltransferase;~TIGRFAM: Dihydrolipoamide succinyltransferase), producing MSELKVPELGESVVEATVGRWLKQEGEAVSPGEPVVELETDKVNLEVAAETAGVITKILAPEGSTVAVGSSLATIEAGATAAPPAAVPPVSDSAPVVDEGVRATPDVRRLAKEQGVDLARLQGSGPKGRIVRDDVLAATKPPENPVLPPPPPRAPQPEPRALSPDAAWSERQEEHIPMSSRRLTIARRLVEAQHQAAMLTTFNEVDMSTVLAVRQRRRDAFKERYGVSLGLMSFFTKAVIGALKAFPRLNAEIRGQEMIIKHYYDIGIAVATDQGLVVPVLRNADRMTFAEIEQQVAELARRARDNKLTLDELKGGTFTITNGGVFGSLLSTPILNAPQVGILGMHKIQERPVAVNGQVEIRPMMYIALSYDHRIVDGSEAVRFLVTVKQFIEDPEALLLEG from the coding sequence GTGTCTGAATTGAAGGTACCGGAATTGGGCGAGTCGGTGGTTGAAGCCACCGTAGGCCGTTGGTTAAAGCAGGAAGGGGAGGCCGTCTCTCCGGGAGAACCGGTGGTCGAACTCGAAACGGATAAAGTCAATTTGGAAGTCGCGGCCGAAACGGCGGGCGTGATTACGAAGATTCTGGCGCCGGAAGGCAGTACGGTGGCGGTCGGCAGCAGTCTCGCCACCATCGAGGCCGGCGCCACCGCCGCCCCGCCGGCGGCGGTCCCCCCGGTGTCCGACTCGGCGCCGGTGGTGGACGAAGGGGTCCGGGCGACGCCCGATGTTCGGCGATTGGCCAAAGAACAAGGGGTTGATTTAGCTCGGCTCCAAGGCTCGGGTCCCAAGGGGCGCATCGTCCGAGACGACGTCTTGGCCGCCACCAAACCGCCCGAGAATCCGGTTTTACCGCCGCCACCCCCTCGAGCTCCGCAACCGGAACCCCGGGCCCTATCACCCGATGCGGCGTGGTCCGAACGGCAGGAAGAACATATCCCCATGTCGTCTCGTCGGCTGACCATCGCACGCCGCTTGGTCGAAGCGCAACATCAGGCGGCCATGCTCACCACGTTTAACGAAGTCGACATGTCTACGGTGCTCGCCGTCCGTCAGCGTCGACGAGACGCGTTTAAAGAACGGTACGGTGTGAGTCTTGGATTGATGTCGTTTTTTACCAAGGCGGTTATTGGCGCCTTGAAAGCCTTCCCGCGGTTAAACGCGGAAATCCGTGGTCAGGAAATGATTATTAAGCATTACTACGATATCGGCATTGCCGTTGCCACCGATCAAGGCTTAGTCGTCCCGGTGTTACGAAACGCCGACCGGATGACGTTTGCCGAGATTGAGCAACAGGTTGCGGAATTGGCCCGCCGGGCCCGCGACAATAAGCTGACGTTAGACGAACTGAAAGGCGGCACGTTTACGATTACCAACGGCGGGGTGTTTGGATCACTTTTGTCGACGCCTATCTTAAACGCCCCCCAAGTCGGCATCTTGGGCATGCATAAAATTCAAGAGCGTCCGGTGGCGGTTAACGGCCAAGTAGAGATCCGGCCGATGATGTACATCGCCTTGTCCTACGACCATCGGATTGTGGACGGAAGTGAAGCCGTTCGGTTTTTAGTGACCGTCAAGCAGTTTATTGAAGACCCCGAGGCCTTGTTGTTGGAGGGGTAG
- a CDS encoding 2-oxoglutarate dehydrogenase E1 component (PFAM: Dehydrogenase E1 component; Transketolase, pyrimidine binding domain~TIGRFAM: 2-oxoglutarate dehydrogenase, E1 component~COGs: COG0567 2-oxoglutarate dehydrogenase complex dehydrogenase (E1)~HAMAP: 2-oxoglutarate dehydrogenase E1 component~InterPro IPR011603:IPR001017:IPR005475~KEGG: sti:Sthe_2058 2-oxoglutarate dehydrogenase, E1 subunit~PFAM: Dehydrogenase, E1 component; Transketolase-like, pyrimidine-binding domain~PRIAM: Oxoglutarate dehydrogenase (succinyl-transferring)~SPTR: 2-oxoglutarate dehydrogenase, E1 subunit;~TIGRFAM: 2-oxoglutarate dehydrogenase, E1 component), whose product MDTQQVFEWFVGPNLGYLAEAYERYRNDPDSVDPETRALIEQLDPAWWERWLGGETTAQPVAGPTTTIPTEKIVKAVQLARTIREFGHLQASFDPLGVSPRKVVDDPEVMGITDNDLAQMPATVVWPRGLRQAPNALEAVKILRQVYSGPLGYDFSHVHNFDERDWLRQQVEGGGLTVSFSPEEKRALLFRLTEVEGFERFLHTTFPGQKRFSIEGTDMLVPMLDSLIAQAVKQGIHEVTIGMAHRGRLNVLAHILGKPYEKIFSEFHSAPNKELVPSEGSMGINAGWTGDVKYHLGAHKLLRDGELSGARITLANNPSHLEFVNPVIQGATRAAQEDTRHPGQPSLEVDRAMAIAIHGDASFPGEGIVAETLNLSRLAGYHTGGTVHIIMNNGLGFTTGPEEGRSTLYASDLAKGYEIPVVHVNADDPMACLLAVQLAFEYRQRFHKDFLIDLVGYRRWGHNEGDEPAYTQPVLYQKIARHPTVRALFADRLVSEGIVTPEEVQEMAGQVHARLVEAKDRVQDGVIPPDEPEPSTWSDALIALAEPTAVDADELIRLAREAHQWPEAFHPNPKLARQLQRRLDNLTEPNGIDWGLAETLAFASILAEGTPIRLSGQDSERGTFSQRHLVLHDVDTNQKYTPLQHLPSARASFAVYNSPLSEAAVLGFEYGYNVEAPTVMTLWEAQFGDFANAAQVIIDQFLSAARAKWKERSGLVLLLPHGYEGQGPEHSSARLERYLQLAADNNMRIANCTTAAQYFHLLRQQSHLLRRDPRPLVIMTPKSLLRHPLAASSLHDLSHGRFQPVLEHEAAKEHPESIERVILLSGKVVVDVLTRLGGHVPEHVSIIRLEQLYPFPDGEIEAIFHRYPNLTDVVWLQEEPRNMGAWRYIQPRLEAHLPPGRTLRYAGRPERAATAEGFPEMHEEEQGRIVQDALGESKVSTQGGHR is encoded by the coding sequence ATGGATACACAACAGGTATTCGAGTGGTTTGTAGGTCCCAATTTAGGCTACTTGGCCGAGGCCTACGAACGTTACCGGAATGACCCCGATTCGGTGGATCCCGAAACGCGGGCGCTTATCGAACAACTGGATCCAGCGTGGTGGGAACGGTGGTTAGGGGGCGAGACAACGGCCCAACCCGTTGCCGGACCGACCACAACCATCCCGACCGAAAAGATTGTCAAGGCTGTGCAACTGGCACGAACGATTCGCGAGTTTGGCCATTTGCAAGCCTCTTTTGATCCCTTGGGCGTCTCGCCGCGCAAAGTCGTCGACGATCCTGAAGTCATGGGTATTACAGATAACGACTTGGCGCAAATGCCGGCTACCGTCGTATGGCCCCGGGGGCTTCGGCAAGCGCCAAATGCCTTGGAAGCCGTGAAAATCCTCCGGCAAGTCTACTCCGGCCCTTTAGGTTACGACTTCAGTCACGTCCACAATTTTGACGAGCGAGACTGGCTACGCCAACAAGTCGAAGGCGGGGGACTGACGGTGTCGTTTTCCCCCGAGGAAAAACGGGCGTTATTATTCCGATTAACCGAAGTGGAAGGTTTCGAACGGTTCTTGCATACCACTTTTCCCGGCCAAAAACGGTTTTCTATCGAGGGGACCGACATGTTGGTGCCGATGCTCGATTCGTTAATCGCCCAGGCCGTGAAACAGGGTATTCACGAAGTGACCATCGGGATGGCCCACCGGGGCCGTTTAAACGTGCTGGCCCACATCTTAGGGAAACCCTACGAAAAAATCTTCTCCGAATTCCATTCGGCACCCAACAAGGAACTCGTGCCGTCGGAAGGGTCAATGGGGATCAACGCCGGTTGGACGGGCGATGTGAAGTATCATTTAGGCGCCCATAAATTGTTGCGGGACGGGGAATTATCGGGAGCGCGGATAACCCTGGCCAATAACCCGAGCCATTTGGAATTCGTCAATCCGGTCATTCAAGGGGCCACCCGCGCGGCCCAAGAAGACACGCGGCATCCGGGCCAGCCGTCGCTGGAGGTCGACCGGGCCATGGCGATTGCCATTCATGGGGACGCCTCTTTTCCGGGAGAAGGGATTGTCGCCGAAACCCTCAATCTCTCCCGGTTGGCGGGATATCACACCGGCGGCACGGTCCACATCATTATGAATAACGGTCTCGGCTTTACCACCGGTCCGGAAGAAGGCCGATCCACGCTCTACGCCAGTGATTTGGCCAAAGGCTATGAAATTCCGGTGGTCCATGTCAACGCCGATGATCCCATGGCGTGCCTTTTGGCGGTTCAGCTGGCGTTTGAATACCGCCAACGCTTTCACAAAGACTTCCTGATTGACTTGGTGGGCTACCGGCGCTGGGGACACAACGAGGGAGACGAACCCGCGTATACGCAGCCGGTCCTGTACCAAAAAATTGCCCGTCATCCCACCGTCCGCGCCCTATTTGCCGACCGCCTGGTGAGCGAAGGGATTGTCACACCCGAAGAGGTGCAAGAGATGGCGGGGCAGGTTCACGCTCGGCTGGTCGAAGCCAAAGACCGCGTCCAAGACGGCGTCATCCCGCCGGATGAGCCGGAACCCAGCACCTGGTCGGACGCCTTAATTGCGTTGGCCGAACCGACCGCCGTCGACGCCGACGAGCTCATCCGATTAGCCCGAGAAGCGCACCAATGGCCTGAAGCGTTTCATCCCAATCCGAAACTGGCTCGCCAACTCCAACGACGGTTGGACAATTTGACCGAACCCAACGGTATCGACTGGGGTTTGGCAGAAACATTGGCATTTGCGTCGATTTTGGCGGAAGGAACGCCGATTCGCCTGTCGGGGCAGGATTCGGAACGGGGAACATTTAGTCAACGGCATTTGGTATTGCATGATGTCGATACCAATCAAAAATATACGCCGCTCCAACACCTGCCGTCGGCGCGGGCTTCGTTCGCCGTCTATAATAGTCCGTTATCGGAAGCGGCAGTGCTCGGGTTTGAATACGGGTATAATGTGGAAGCTCCCACGGTCATGACGCTTTGGGAAGCCCAGTTCGGCGATTTTGCCAACGCGGCCCAAGTGATCATTGACCAATTTTTATCGGCGGCCCGAGCTAAATGGAAAGAACGGTCGGGTCTGGTGCTTTTATTGCCTCACGGATATGAAGGGCAAGGCCCGGAACACTCCAGTGCCCGACTCGAGCGCTATTTGCAATTGGCGGCCGACAACAACATGCGGATAGCCAACTGCACCACGGCCGCGCAATATTTCCATTTATTGCGCCAACAAAGCCATCTCTTACGGCGGGATCCGCGGCCGCTCGTGATTATGACCCCGAAAAGTCTCTTGCGGCATCCGTTAGCGGCTTCTAGTCTTCATGATTTGAGCCACGGCCGCTTTCAACCGGTATTGGAGCACGAGGCGGCGAAAGAACACCCCGAATCTATCGAACGGGTCATATTGCTTAGCGGTAAAGTCGTGGTCGACGTATTAACCCGTTTAGGGGGTCATGTCCCCGAACACGTTTCGATTATCCGTCTCGAACAGCTTTACCCGTTCCCCGATGGCGAGATTGAGGCCATCTTCCACCGTTACCCCAATTTAACGGACGTGGTCTGGTTGCAAGAAGAGCCCCGCAATATGGGAGCCTGGCGGTATATCCAGCCTCGACTGGAAGCCCACTTGCCGCCTGGCCGCACGTTGCGCTACGCCGGCCGGCCCGAGCGGGCGGCAACGGCCGAAGGATTTCCGGAAATGCATGAAGAAGAACAAGGCCGCATTGTCCAGGACGCCTTAGGGGAAAGCAAAGTGTCAACACAGGGAGGGCATCGGTAG
- a CDS encoding Peptidoglycan-binding domain 1 protein (PFAM: Putative peptidoglycan binding domain; 3D domain~COGs: COG3584 conserved hypothetical protein~InterPro IPR002477:IPR010611~KEGG: pjd:Pjdr2_4889 3D domain protein~PFAM: Peptidoglycan binding-like; 3D~SPTR: 3D domain protein): MKMMATALALGALSGAGLAVPAMAASPTTVQLEAVHPAMQQILSYGDTGHWVMTLQADLNQLGYSAGPVDGVFGPKTEAGLKAFQSAHQLPVTGETNPVTWQDILSGFGLMPAASVTDTSSSVPQAAGPAMIDGRPVLHVYHMLATAYGPSLADNYPYGPTDYFGQPLEPGMVAVDPSVIPLKSTVYVTGYQDAYLPSGGFLGQAMDTGGAIQGMRIDIYMDQSPSVVSNFGIQPVTVYVLGQ, translated from the coding sequence GTGAAAATGATGGCAACCGCATTGGCGTTAGGCGCTCTATCGGGCGCAGGATTGGCGGTTCCGGCGATGGCCGCTTCACCGACGACGGTCCAGTTGGAAGCGGTTCATCCGGCCATGCAACAGATCTTGAGTTATGGGGATACTGGGCATTGGGTGATGACGTTACAGGCCGATTTAAATCAATTAGGTTATTCGGCGGGGCCAGTGGACGGGGTGTTTGGCCCCAAAACCGAGGCGGGATTAAAAGCCTTTCAATCGGCGCATCAGCTTCCGGTTACCGGAGAAACGAACCCCGTGACCTGGCAAGATATCCTATCCGGTTTTGGTTTAATGCCGGCTGCCAGTGTGACCGACACGTCGTCCAGTGTGCCCCAAGCCGCCGGGCCGGCAATGATTGACGGTCGCCCGGTGTTGCATGTCTATCATATGTTGGCAACGGCCTATGGTCCTAGTTTGGCCGACAATTATCCTTATGGGCCAACCGACTATTTCGGTCAGCCGTTAGAACCCGGCATGGTGGCCGTCGATCCGTCGGTAATTCCGTTGAAGTCTACGGTATATGTGACCGGTTATCAGGACGCCTATTTACCCAGCGGAGGGTTTTTAGGGCAAGCGATGGATACCGGTGGAGCCATTCAAGGGATGCGGATTGATATTTACATGGACCAAAGTCCGTCCGTGGTCTCGAATTTCGGTATTCAACCGGTCACCGTCTACGTCTTAGGTCAATAA
- a CDS encoding protein of unknown function UPF0016 (PFAM: Uncharacterized protein family UPF0016~COGs: COG2119 membrane protein~InterPro IPR001727~KEGG: nca:Noca_0167 hypothetical protein~PFAM: Uncharacterised protein family UPF0016~SPTR: Putative uncharacterized protein) codes for MPYFIIFSAIFLAELPDKTSWATMSLASRGRPLSVWAGSALALASQTALAIYAGQWLARFPRNWVHGMGAIAFLGFAVWHWRESREPNEGEDSVSSRATPGARLFLQAFLTVFLAEFLDITQLATVAFSTRYPHHPVTLFGIVTAALVLASGISSWAGRWVQNWVSPRRLSQLAALLFLSLGIWTAWSL; via the coding sequence GTGCCCTATTTCATCATTTTTTCCGCCATCTTTTTGGCGGAGCTGCCGGATAAAACATCGTGGGCAACCATGTCGCTAGCCAGCCGGGGCCGTCCGTTAAGCGTGTGGGCCGGTTCGGCTTTGGCACTGGCTAGTCAAACCGCGCTTGCGATTTATGCCGGGCAATGGCTGGCCCGCTTTCCCCGCAATTGGGTGCATGGGATGGGCGCTATCGCCTTTTTGGGGTTTGCGGTGTGGCATTGGCGGGAATCACGGGAGCCGAACGAGGGGGAGGATTCGGTGTCTTCCCGTGCGACCCCGGGCGCTCGGCTCTTCCTCCAAGCCTTTCTGACGGTATTTCTCGCGGAATTTTTGGATATCACGCAGTTGGCGACCGTGGCGTTTTCCACACGCTATCCGCATCATCCGGTCACGTTATTCGGGATCGTAACGGCGGCGTTAGTCTTGGCCAGCGGTATATCCAGTTGGGCGGGCCGTTGGGTTCAAAACTGGGTGAGTCCGCGTCGACTGAGTCAATTGGCGGCTCTCTTATTTTTGAGTTTAGGCATTTGGACCGCTTGGAGTCTATAA